One genomic window of Misgurnus anguillicaudatus chromosome 12, ASM2758022v2, whole genome shotgun sequence includes the following:
- the LOC129447385 gene encoding single-minded homolog 2 yields the protein MKEKSKNAAKTRREKENGEFYELAKLLPLPSAITSQLDKASIIRLTTSYLKMRAVFPDGLGEAWGQSSRMSPLDVMAKDLGSHLLQTLDGFVFVVAPDGKIMYISETASVHLGLSQVELTGNSIFEYIHPSDHDEMNAVLSTHQPLHAHFMQECEIERSFFLRMKCVLAKRNAGLTCGGYKVIHCSGYLKIRQFVMDVSLYESCYQIIGLVAVGHSLPPSGITEIKLHSNMFMFRASLDLKLIFLDSRVAELTGYEPQDLIEKTLYHHVHGCDVFHLRYAHHILLVKGQVTSKYYRLLSKHGGWVWVQSCATIVHNSRSSRPHCIVSVNYVLTDAEHTEMLLTQDQIRSRSSVSYKNCLTSPQDSHKQLKAKTARIKNKLKVSPYPQTSQHPDKLESQPWKSSQDESAVSLPQIPEPRQVASYSMPHSYTSLHASADDRKLRATSSSPGRPVLSSLQSQDNVPWSFSENKPAVNLQPARSTYSGYSRRFTTELLHEGYRSSGAFKEEPNETREDDPGGPPLATSICEHPRGHHGPPGLGRHLPVQMVLEQRRRLCVTDVPYEANDRQRCPDRLPEQNSLEERRLLLEMSLPPQSSFVSLNVHHVLAKRSSFPSGPYALSHLTENYGYRGEEVNPCLYRTQSPTSSPSPEGRHVPHYIGTSVIISNER from the exons ATGAAGGAAAAATCTAAGAATGCTGCGAAGACACgaagagaaaaagaaaatggAGAATTTTATGAACTGGCCAAATTGCTGCCGCTGCCCTCGGCCATCACATCTCAACTGGACAAAGCTTCAATCATCAGATTGACCACCAGTTACCTGAAGATGAGAGCTGTGTTTCCAGACG GTCTCGGAGAGGCGTGGGGTCAATCATCACGGATGAGTCCTCTGGACGTCATGGCCAAAGACCTCGGATCTCACCTGCTGCAG aCTTTAGACGGGTTTGTGTTTGTCGTCGCGCCAGATGGAAAAATCATGTACATTTCAGAAACAGCTTCAGTGCATCTCGGTCTGTCACAG GTGGAACTGACTGGTAACAGCATATTTGAGTACATCCATCCTTCTGATCACGATGAGATGAACGCCGTACTCAGCACACACCAACCTCTACACGCTCACTTCATGCAAG AGTGTGAAATCGAGCGCTCGTTCTTTCTGAGGATGAAGTGTGTTTTGGCGAAGAGGAACGCAGGTCTTACGTGTGGCGGTTATAAG GTGATTCACTGCAGCGGGTACCTGAAGATTCGTCAGTTCGTGATGGACGTGTCACTCTACGAGTCGTGCTATCAGATTATCGGTTTGGTGGCGGTCGGTCACTCCCTCCCCCCCAGCGGCATCACTGAGATCAAACTTCACAGTAATATGTTCATGTTTCGTGCCAGTCTCGACCTCAAACTCATCTTCCTGGACAGCAG GGTGGCAGAGTTAACAGGTTATGAGCCGCAGGACTTGATTGAGAAAACTCTCTATCATCACGTGCACGGATGTGACGTGTTTCACCTGCGATATGCACATCATATAT tgTTGGTGAAGGGTCAAGTCACCTCTAAGTACTACCGTCTGCTGTCGAAACACGGTGGTTGGGTTTGGGTGCAGAGCTGCGCTACGATTGTACACAACAGTCGCTCATCTCGGCCACACTGCATCGTCAGCGTCAACTACGTGTTGAC GGATGCGGAGCATACAGAGATGTTGTTAACTCAGGACCAGATCAGATCTAGATCGTCTGTCTCCTATAAAAACTGTCTTACATCTCCTCAGGACTCACACAAACAGCTTAAAGCCAAAACTGcaagaataaaaaacaaactcaaAGTTTCTCCATATCCTCAG ACTTCTCAGCATCCTGATAAACTGGAGTCTCAGCCGTGGAAGTCCAGTCAGGACGAGAGTGCCGTCTCGCTGCCGCAGATCCCTGAACCACGACAGGTGGCGTCTTACTCTATGCCCCACTCGTACACGAGCCTGCACGCATCAGCCGATGACCGAAAGCTGCGAGCGACGTCGAGCTCCCCCGGAAGACCCGTTCTGTCCTCGCTGCAGTCTCAGGACAACGTTCCCTGGAGCTTTAGTGAAAACAAACCTGCTGTAAATCTCCAACCAGCCCGCAGCACATACTCAG GTTACAGCAGGAGATTCACCACCGAGCTGCTGCACGAAGGTTACAGATCTAGTGGTGCGTTTAAAGAGGAACCGAACGAGACCCGGGAGGATGACCCGGGCGGCCCACCGCTGGCTACAAGCATCTGTGAGCATCCCAGAGGACATCACGGGCCTCCGGGCCTCGGCCGCCACTTGCCCGTACAGATGGTGTTGGAGCAGAGACGCAGGCTGTGTGTGACGGACGTCCCGTACGAGGCGAATGACAGGCAAAGGTGTCCGGACCGACTCCCAGAGCAGAACAGCCTAGAGGAGAGGAGGCTTCTCTTGGAAATGAGCCTTCCGCCACAAAGTTCATTTGTTTCTTTGAACGTCCACCACGTTTTGGCCAAGCGTAGCTCCTTCCCATCGGGCCCTTATGCTCTGAGTCATTTAACCGAGAACTACGGCTACCGAGGAGAGGAGGTGAATCCGTGCTTGTACCGGACACAAAGTCCCACCTCCAGCCCCTCCCCTGAGGGACGACACGTTCCCCATTACATCGGCACGTCTGTTATCATAAGCAACGAAAGGTGA